From Rhodovibrio salinarum DSM 9154:
GTCTGTCTCCTGGCGGTCGTTCTGCTTCAGCTCACCCCGGGCTGGCACTGGCGCGAATTGATCGCGTTCCACGGCCTTGCGCGCTGGCTGCCGTTCTTGGCCGCTTTTGTGATCCTCGCGATCGCGATCATGGCGGCGCTTGTGCTGTGGCTGCGTCCTTATGCGTTCCTGTCGATGCCGGTCGAGCGCACCGGACTCTGGGTGCTGATCATGACCCTCTATCCGGTGTTGTCGGTGATCGGTCAGGAAATCGTGTTCCGCCCGCTGTTCTTCCGGCGCTACGGCCATTTGATAGGCGGGCCGGTGATCCGTGTTGTGCTGAACGCCGGCGTGTTCTCGCTGGCGCACCTGTT
This genomic window contains:
- a CDS encoding CPBP family intramembrane glutamic endopeptidase, which translates into the protein MTDTATSAPAPARRAWLLAEFCLLFFVAPALQFAFFDTLGVFGPIAVVCLLAVVLLQLTPGWHWRELIAFHGLARWLPFLAAFVILAIAIMAALVLWLRPYAFLSMPVERTGLWVLIMTLYPVLSVIGQEIVFRPLFFRRYGHLIGGPVIRVVLNAGVFSLAHLFYQNWVALTLTFLGGIAFGYAYERSGSFPLVFLMHTLAGQALFTLGLGAFFYHGSIPG